In the genome of Halapricum salinum, one region contains:
- a CDS encoding M48 family metallopeptidase: MLELHVAFLLVVVGTEAFFSGLSILNVRYGAQTVAERSEWVRDRLGIEDTDRLLDYQRAGTGLSLLQSWLSIAFVLLVLYSGLFGDAVAWIESLSLPPLVQGTVFFVGLVAAVRIAGIPFSLYETFVVEEQFDFNQQSPKLWLRDFVVGTVVALVLTALVAGGVLLAFEILPNLWWVAAWGLFIAFSLAMLVLYPRVIAPLFYDFEPIDSGELRESVDDVFERAGFSCEQVYEMDASSRSGHSNAYFIGFGRTKRVVLFDTLIEQMDRPQIESVLAHELAHWKKSHIWKQMASSFLRIGIVLAIFSVLLEQAWLYDLFGVPATPYAGLVLGALWVMPLLRFTAPLENKLSLKHEREADSFAVEVMGGGGPMANALANLTSENLANPFPHPLYATFHYTHPPIPERIRYVEGESDASDSDVDRKDGGSGQPA; this comes from the coding sequence ATGCTCGAACTGCACGTCGCCTTCCTGCTGGTGGTGGTCGGGACTGAGGCCTTCTTCAGCGGGCTCTCGATCCTGAACGTCCGCTACGGCGCCCAGACCGTGGCCGAGCGTTCGGAGTGGGTACGCGACCGTCTCGGAATCGAAGACACCGACAGGCTGCTGGACTATCAACGAGCGGGGACCGGACTCTCGCTGTTGCAGTCGTGGCTGAGCATCGCGTTCGTCCTCCTCGTACTGTATTCGGGACTGTTCGGCGACGCCGTCGCCTGGATCGAGTCACTCTCGCTCCCGCCGCTCGTTCAGGGAACCGTCTTCTTCGTCGGCCTCGTCGCCGCCGTTCGGATCGCTGGAATCCCCTTCTCGCTGTACGAGACGTTCGTCGTCGAGGAGCAGTTCGACTTCAATCAGCAGTCCCCGAAACTCTGGCTCCGGGATTTCGTCGTCGGGACTGTCGTCGCGCTCGTGCTGACGGCACTCGTCGCGGGGGGCGTTCTCCTGGCGTTCGAAATCCTGCCCAATCTCTGGTGGGTCGCTGCCTGGGGGCTCTTTATCGCCTTCTCGCTCGCTATGTTGGTACTCTACCCGCGGGTGATCGCACCGCTGTTCTACGACTTCGAACCGATCGACTCCGGGGAGTTGCGGGAGTCCGTCGACGACGTCTTCGAGCGCGCGGGCTTCTCGTGTGAGCAGGTCTACGAGATGGACGCCTCCAGCCGCTCGGGCCACTCCAACGCCTACTTCATCGGGTTCGGCCGGACCAAGCGCGTCGTGCTGTTCGACACGCTGATCGAGCAGATGGACCGCCCGCAGATCGAGAGCGTCCTCGCCCACGAACTGGCCCACTGGAAGAAATCACACATCTGGAAGCAGATGGCCAGTTCGTTCCTGCGGATCGGGATCGTCCTCGCCATCTTCTCGGTGCTGCTCGAACAGGCCTGGCTCTACGACCTGTTCGGCGTGCCCGCTACTCCCTACGCAGGGCTCGTGCTGGGCGCGCTGTGGGTCATGCCACTGTTGCGGTTCACGGCGCCGCTGGAGAACAAACTCTCGCTGAAACACGAGCGCGAGGCCGACAGCTTCGCCGTCGAGGTGATGGGTGGCGGTGGCCCGATGGCGAACGCGCTGGCGAACCTGACCAGCGAGAATCTCGCAAACCCCTTCCCGCATCCACTCTACGCGACCTTCCACTACACGCATCCGCCGATCCCCGAGCGGATTCGTTACGTCGAAGGCGAGAGCGACGCGAGCGACAGCGACGTGGACCGCAAGGACGGGGGTTCGGGCCAGCCAGCCTGA